A DNA window from Ornithinimicrobium humiphilum contains the following coding sequences:
- a CDS encoding histidine phosphatase family protein, with product MRRVLVWRHGETGHNAGGIYQGQLDSHLSPRGREQAAAAAQALATRGVSRLLSSDLARASDTADALAALTGLRVEHDERLREIHVGEWQGLSHTEVVARFPDVVAALDRGEDAVRGRTGERVADVQVRMRAVFDELVARLGPDDTAVVTTHGMASRALVADVVGLSYRQAWLSLVGLHNCHWAELVEHRTGWRLEAWNVGVTASVGSVTDR from the coding sequence ATGCGGCGCGTTCTCGTCTGGCGGCACGGGGAGACCGGACACAATGCCGGGGGGATCTACCAGGGGCAGCTGGACAGCCACCTGTCGCCACGCGGCCGCGAGCAGGCCGCCGCGGCCGCGCAGGCGCTCGCGACGCGCGGTGTCAGCCGGCTGCTCAGCAGCGACCTCGCGCGGGCGTCCGACACCGCCGACGCCCTCGCGGCCCTGACCGGCCTGCGCGTCGAGCACGACGAACGCCTGCGCGAGATCCACGTGGGGGAGTGGCAGGGCCTGTCGCACACCGAGGTCGTCGCCCGCTTCCCCGACGTCGTTGCCGCGCTCGACCGGGGCGAGGACGCCGTGCGCGGCCGCACCGGCGAGCGGGTGGCCGACGTGCAGGTCCGCATGCGCGCCGTCTTCGACGAGCTGGTGGCCCGTCTCGGGCCCGACGACACCGCCGTGGTGACGACCCACGGCATGGCCAGCCGGGCGCTGGTCGCCGACGTCGTGGGACTGAGCTACCGCCAGGCCTGGCTCTCGCTGGTCGGTCTCCACAACTGCCACTGGGCCGAGCTCGTGGAGCACCGGACCGGCTGGCGGCTGGAGGCCTGGAACGTCGGGGTCACCGCCAGCGTGGGCAGCGTCACCGACCGGTGA
- the rsfS gene encoding ribosome silencing factor, translated as MTATPRAVELAQAAAAAAHDKLAQDVVGLDVSDQLALTDVFVIASAPNERQVGAIVDAVEDRLRELGSKPLRREGQREGRWVLLDFGDVVVHVMHTEDRQFYDLERLWKDCPPVVLPDADGATPSGA; from the coding sequence GTGACCGCGACCCCCCGAGCGGTCGAGCTGGCGCAGGCGGCCGCCGCCGCCGCGCACGACAAGCTCGCCCAGGACGTCGTCGGCCTCGACGTCTCCGACCAGCTCGCCCTGACCGACGTCTTCGTCATCGCCTCGGCACCCAACGAACGCCAGGTCGGCGCCATCGTGGACGCCGTCGAGGACCGGCTGCGCGAGCTCGGCTCCAAGCCGTTGCGCCGCGAGGGCCAGCGCGAGGGCCGGTGGGTGCTGCTCGACTTCGGCGATGTCGTCGTGCACGTCATGCACACCGAGGACCGGCAGTTCTACGACCTCGAGAGGCTCTGGAAGGACTGCCCGCCCGTGGTCCTCCCGGACGCCGACGGCGCCACCCCGTCCGGCGCCTGA
- the nadD gene encoding nicotinate-nucleotide adenylyltransferase yields MGGTFDPIHHGHLVAASEAAHLLGLDEVVFVPTGQPYRKDAAEVSPAEHRYLMTVIATASNPRFTVSRVDIDRPGPTYTRDTLRDLRAQRPDDELFFITGADALGQILSWQGVEELWDLAHFVGVTRPGHELSGAGLPEDKVTLLEVPAMAISSTDCRERTATGEPVWYLVPDGVVQYIGKYHLYREDPQ; encoded by the coding sequence ATGGGTGGGACGTTCGACCCCATCCACCACGGCCACCTCGTCGCGGCCAGTGAGGCCGCGCACCTCCTCGGCCTCGACGAGGTCGTCTTCGTCCCGACCGGACAGCCCTACCGCAAGGACGCCGCGGAGGTCAGCCCGGCCGAGCACCGTTACCTGATGACGGTCATCGCGACGGCGTCCAACCCGCGCTTCACGGTGAGCCGCGTCGACATCGACCGTCCCGGACCCACCTACACCCGCGACACCCTGCGCGACCTGCGCGCGCAGCGGCCCGACGACGAGCTGTTCTTCATCACCGGCGCCGACGCCCTGGGACAGATCCTGTCCTGGCAGGGCGTCGAGGAGCTGTGGGACCTCGCGCACTTCGTCGGCGTCACCCGGCCGGGCCACGAGCTCTCCGGAGCCGGCCTGCCCGAGGACAAGGTGACCCTCCTGGAGGTCCCCGCCATGGCGATCAGCTCCACCGACTGCCGAGAGCGGACCGCCACGGGAGAACCGGTCTGGTATCTCGTGCCGGACGGCGTCGTGCAGTACATCGGCAAGTACCACCTCTACAGGGAGGACCCCCAGTGA
- a CDS encoding glycosyltransferase family 2 protein: protein MPASAPVLSVVVPMLDEADVLPLFIERLRPVLDGLGEAYELVAVDDGSRDATPVLLQAARRTWPELRVLRLRANAGHQAAISAGLAAARGAWVVTLDADLQDPPEIIPDMLRAARAEEADVVYGVRTDRSSDSAFKRRSARAFYGLMRAMGAKDAPDNAGDYRLMSRATVDAVNALPEDHRVLRLVVPALGFPSTTVGYVREQRAAGASKYPLARMVRLSVDAVTGFSSAPLRLATWFGLGGFVLAVVLLGYALVAKIVGHTVAGWTSTVVIVAAFGAIQLLCLGVLGEYVGRIYATLQRRPTYYVAHDSLRDSSPAPADAEERPHRT, encoded by the coding sequence ATGCCCGCCTCCGCCCCCGTCCTGTCGGTGGTCGTCCCCATGCTCGACGAGGCGGACGTGCTGCCCCTCTTCATCGAGCGCCTGCGCCCGGTGCTGGACGGCCTGGGCGAGGCCTACGAGCTGGTCGCCGTCGACGACGGGAGCCGCGACGCGACCCCGGTCCTGCTCCAGGCCGCCCGCCGGACCTGGCCCGAGCTGCGGGTGCTGCGGCTGCGGGCCAACGCGGGCCACCAGGCGGCGATCTCCGCCGGGCTCGCCGCGGCGCGCGGCGCCTGGGTCGTCACGCTCGACGCCGACCTCCAGGACCCGCCCGAGATCATCCCCGACATGCTGCGCGCGGCCCGGGCCGAGGAGGCCGACGTCGTCTACGGCGTGCGCACCGACCGGTCGAGCGACAGTGCCTTCAAGCGCCGCTCGGCCCGTGCCTTCTACGGCCTGATGCGCGCCATGGGCGCCAAGGACGCCCCGGACAACGCCGGCGACTACCGGTTGATGTCACGGGCGACCGTCGACGCGGTCAACGCCCTGCCCGAGGACCACCGGGTGCTCCGCCTGGTCGTGCCCGCCCTCGGCTTCCCCTCGACGACGGTGGGCTACGTCCGGGAGCAGCGCGCGGCCGGCGCGAGCAAGTACCCCCTGGCCAGGATGGTCCGGCTGTCCGTCGACGCCGTCACCGGATTCTCGAGCGCGCCGCTGCGGCTGGCGACGTGGTTCGGCCTGGGCGGCTTCGTCCTCGCCGTGGTCCTGCTCGGCTACGCCCTGGTGGCGAAGATCGTCGGGCACACGGTCGCCGGCTGGACCTCGACGGTCGTCATCGTCGCGGCCTTCGGGGCGATCCAGCTGCTGTGCCTGGGCGTGCTCGGCGAGTACGTCGGCCGCATCTACGCCACGCTGCAGCGCCGGCCCACCTACTACGTCGCCCACGACTCGCTGCGCGACTCCTCCCCCGCGCCCGCGGACGCGGAGGAGCGGCCTCATCGCACCTGA
- a CDS encoding glutamate-5-semialdehyde dehydrogenase — protein MSTAPVAPEVVAYVHDIARRARGAARELALLTRAEKDATLHAMADAVEAGAAEVVTANQEDLRRGREKGLPENLLDRLTLDEERVRAVAGALREVAALPDPVGEVVRGSTLANGLQIRQVRVPMGVVGMIYEARPNVTVDAAGLGLKSGNAVILRGGSAAGSTNARLVELLRGALVGRGLDPDAVNLLTEGGHDAGRALMTARGLVDLVIPRGGASLIRTVVLESTVPVIETGTGNCHVYVDAAADTEMAVQVVLNSKTHRTSVCNSAESLIVHRDAAERVLPGIMAGFAAAGVTVHGDAEMERYAEAAGAAHVPVTDEDDDTEFLSLDISARVVDSLEDAIAHVQAHTSGHTEAIVTGDRAAARRFIAEIDAAAVMVNASTRFTDGGEFGFGAEIGISTQKLHARGPMALPELTTTKWVVEGDGQVR, from the coding sequence ATGAGCACCGCCCCCGTCGCACCCGAGGTCGTCGCGTACGTCCACGACATCGCCCGCCGGGCCCGTGGCGCCGCCCGCGAGCTGGCGCTCCTCACCAGGGCCGAGAAGGACGCCACCCTGCACGCGATGGCCGACGCCGTGGAGGCCGGTGCTGCCGAGGTGGTGACCGCCAACCAGGAGGACCTCCGACGCGGGCGCGAGAAAGGTCTCCCGGAGAACCTCCTCGACCGGCTCACCCTCGACGAGGAGCGGGTGCGCGCCGTCGCCGGCGCGCTCCGCGAGGTCGCCGCGCTGCCCGACCCCGTGGGCGAGGTGGTCCGTGGCTCGACGCTGGCCAACGGCCTGCAGATCCGCCAGGTGCGGGTGCCCATGGGCGTGGTGGGCATGATCTACGAGGCTCGTCCCAACGTCACCGTCGACGCCGCCGGTCTCGGGCTCAAGAGCGGCAACGCCGTCATCCTGCGCGGCGGGTCGGCCGCCGGCTCGACGAACGCCCGGCTCGTGGAGCTGCTGCGCGGCGCCCTCGTCGGCCGCGGTCTGGACCCCGACGCCGTCAACCTGCTCACCGAGGGCGGGCACGACGCCGGCCGCGCCCTGATGACTGCCCGCGGCCTGGTCGACCTGGTCATCCCGCGCGGCGGGGCGAGCCTGATCAGGACCGTCGTCCTGGAGTCCACCGTGCCGGTCATCGAGACCGGCACCGGCAACTGCCACGTCTACGTGGACGCGGCCGCCGACACCGAGATGGCCGTGCAGGTCGTGCTCAACTCCAAGACCCACCGGACATCGGTGTGCAACTCCGCCGAGTCGCTGATCGTGCACCGCGACGCCGCCGAGCGGGTGCTGCCCGGCATCATGGCCGGCTTCGCCGCCGCGGGCGTCACCGTGCACGGCGACGCCGAGATGGAGCGCTACGCCGAGGCGGCGGGTGCCGCGCACGTGCCGGTGACCGACGAGGACGACGACACCGAGTTCCTCTCCCTCGACATCTCGGCCCGGGTCGTCGACAGCCTCGAGGACGCCATCGCCCACGTGCAGGCCCACACCAGCGGCCACACCGAGGCGATCGTCACGGGCGACCGGGCCGCGGCCCGGCGCTTCATCGCCGAGATCGACGCCGCGGCCGTCATGGTCAACGCCTCGACGCGCTTCACCGACGGCGGGGAGTTCGGCTTCGGGGCCGAGATCGGCATCTCGACGCAGAAGCTCCACGCCCGCGGCCCGATGGCGCTGCCCGAGCTGACCACGACCAAGTGGGTCGTGGAGGGTGACGGTCAGGTGCGATGA
- the proB gene encoding glutamate 5-kinase, giving the protein MSSSLDRSVVTDARRLVVKVGSSSLTGPRGGLDGFRLQALATTLAKRALDGVQVVLVSSGAIAAGMGPLGLTRRPKDLATQQAAASAGQGVLMAAYTNAFTLHGLKVGQVLLTADDMHRRSHYVNASRTLERLLELEVVPIINENDTVATDEIRFGDNDRLAALVAHLVDADALLLLSDVDALYDGHPSEPGSRRIPHVRTVEEIAHVDVSGHGSQLGTGGMATKVAAAQMATAEGISVLLTSADRLVEAFAGEDVGTFFTPTGEKSPARRRWLAHATSASGRVVLDDGAVEAVVRRRTSLLPVGITRVEGKFAAGDTVDLCDVSGRVVARGLVGYDAEELRPLVGQRLERGTRLRTGAPAPRPVVRRDDLVVL; this is encoded by the coding sequence GCTCGCCGCCTGGTCGTCAAGGTCGGCTCCTCGTCCTTGACCGGCCCGCGGGGCGGGCTGGACGGCTTCCGGCTGCAGGCCCTCGCCACCACGCTGGCCAAGCGGGCCCTCGACGGGGTCCAGGTCGTCCTGGTGTCCTCCGGCGCGATCGCCGCCGGGATGGGCCCGCTCGGGCTGACCCGGCGGCCCAAGGACCTCGCCACCCAGCAGGCCGCCGCCAGCGCCGGCCAGGGCGTGCTCATGGCCGCCTACACCAACGCGTTCACGCTGCACGGTCTCAAGGTGGGGCAGGTCCTGCTCACCGCCGACGACATGCACCGGCGCAGCCACTACGTCAACGCCTCGCGCACGCTCGAGCGGCTGCTCGAGCTGGAGGTGGTGCCGATCATCAACGAGAACGACACCGTCGCCACCGACGAGATCCGCTTCGGCGACAACGACCGGCTGGCCGCCCTGGTGGCCCATCTCGTCGACGCCGACGCGCTGCTGCTGCTCTCGGACGTCGACGCGCTCTACGACGGCCACCCCAGCGAGCCGGGGTCCCGACGGATCCCGCACGTGCGCACCGTCGAGGAGATCGCCCACGTCGACGTCTCCGGCCACGGCTCGCAGCTGGGCACCGGGGGCATGGCCACCAAGGTGGCGGCGGCCCAGATGGCCACGGCCGAGGGCATCAGCGTGCTGCTCACCAGCGCCGACCGTCTGGTCGAGGCCTTCGCCGGCGAGGACGTCGGCACCTTCTTCACCCCGACGGGCGAGAAGAGCCCGGCGCGGCGGCGCTGGCTGGCCCACGCCACGAGCGCGAGCGGCCGGGTCGTCCTCGACGACGGTGCCGTGGAGGCCGTGGTGCGACGCCGCACCTCGCTGCTGCCGGTCGGCATCACCCGCGTCGAGGGGAAGTTCGCCGCCGGTGACACCGTCGACCTGTGCGACGTCTCCGGCCGGGTCGTGGCCCGCGGGCTGGTGGGTTACGACGCCGAGGAGCTGCGACCGCTCGTCGGTCAGCGCCTGGAGCGCGGCACCCGCCTGCGGACCGGCGCGCCGGCGCCCCGCCCGGTCGTCCGGCGCGACGACCTCGTCGTCCTCTGA